From Natrinema amylolyticum, the proteins below share one genomic window:
- a CDS encoding CBS domain-containing protein: protein MESELSVRDVLTSDYVGVSESDTIREVVRLMREERTSCALVVRGAEPVGIVTEWDVLGLVADDRDAAETTVGDVMTTPVITVGPDRSLTDVATTMARQNIRNVVVETDDGVAGLVTQRDVIAAAGSFQATMTPARSSEPPVDRDRAVVEPGPARAAEESDATLRPNGGDEYTTQGVCEACGSLADALWDANGQLVCADCRTV, encoded by the coding sequence CCGTCAGGGACGTCCTGACGTCCGACTACGTCGGCGTCAGCGAGTCCGATACCATCCGCGAGGTCGTTCGACTCATGCGCGAGGAACGGACGAGTTGCGCGCTGGTCGTCCGCGGCGCGGAGCCGGTCGGCATCGTGACCGAGTGGGACGTGCTCGGACTCGTCGCCGACGATCGCGATGCGGCCGAGACCACCGTCGGCGACGTGATGACGACGCCGGTCATCACGGTCGGCCCCGATCGATCGCTCACCGACGTCGCGACCACGATGGCCCGCCAGAACATCCGCAACGTCGTCGTCGAAACCGACGACGGCGTCGCCGGCCTGGTTACCCAGCGAGACGTCATCGCCGCCGCGGGCTCGTTCCAGGCGACGATGACGCCTGCCCGCTCGAGCGAGCCGCCGGTCGACCGTGATCGCGCGGTCGTCGAACCCGGACCCGCACGCGCGGCCGAGGAGAGCGACGCGACGCTGCGTCCCAACGGCGGCGACGAGTACACGACCCAGGGCGTCTGCGAGGCCTGTGGCTCGCTCGCGGACGCGCTCTGGGACGCCAACGGCCAACTCGTCTGTGCGGACTGTCGGACGGTGTGA
- a CDS encoding phosphoglycerate kinase, with amino-acid sequence MIETLDDLDVEGTTVGVRVDVNSPIDDDDTLADDARLRAHVDTLSELLERGGQVAVLAHQGRPGGDDFVSLASHADRLSELLGQPVDYVDATFTEAAREAVRDLSDGDCVVLENTRFYSEEYMEFDPERAARTHLVEGLEPVLDAYVNDAFAAAHRSQPSLVGLPTVLPSYAGRVMESELDVLGSIEETDHPRVYVLGGAKVPDSIDVAWSVLENGLADHVLTAGVVGNVFLIADGVDLGDASSDFIYDQGYWDEIDRAADLLDAHGDQIALPRDVAVARNGDRHELGINALPPGDEESAMDIGESTLDYYRRILTDAETVILNGPAGVFEDDRFQTGTRQLYGAATDIPTSIVGGGDTASALRKLGIEGFSHISTGGGAALRMLTAESLPAVTALENAPQRPAADD; translated from the coding sequence ATGATCGAGACCCTCGACGACCTGGACGTCGAAGGGACTACCGTCGGTGTTCGCGTCGACGTCAATAGTCCGATCGACGACGATGACACGCTCGCAGACGACGCCCGACTGCGCGCACACGTCGACACCCTCTCGGAACTCCTCGAGCGCGGCGGTCAGGTCGCCGTCCTCGCCCACCAGGGTCGGCCCGGTGGCGACGACTTCGTCTCGCTCGCGTCCCACGCCGATCGGCTCTCCGAACTGCTCGGTCAGCCCGTCGACTACGTCGATGCGACCTTCACCGAGGCCGCCCGCGAGGCCGTCAGGGACCTCTCGGACGGTGACTGCGTCGTCCTCGAGAACACCCGCTTCTACAGCGAGGAGTACATGGAGTTCGACCCCGAACGGGCCGCTCGGACCCACCTCGTCGAGGGCCTCGAGCCGGTACTCGACGCCTACGTCAACGACGCCTTCGCCGCGGCCCATCGCTCACAGCCGTCGCTCGTCGGGCTCCCGACGGTGCTTCCAAGCTACGCCGGCCGCGTGATGGAGTCCGAACTCGACGTGCTGGGTTCGATCGAGGAGACCGACCACCCCCGCGTCTACGTCCTCGGCGGCGCGAAAGTGCCCGACTCGATCGACGTCGCCTGGTCCGTTCTCGAGAACGGTCTGGCCGATCACGTCCTCACCGCGGGCGTCGTCGGCAACGTCTTCCTCATCGCGGACGGCGTCGATCTCGGCGACGCCAGTTCCGATTTCATCTACGACCAGGGCTACTGGGACGAGATCGACCGCGCTGCGGACCTGCTCGACGCTCACGGTGACCAGATCGCGCTCCCACGAGACGTCGCCGTCGCCCGGAACGGCGACCGCCATGAACTCGGGATCAACGCCTTACCGCCCGGAGACGAGGAGTCCGCCATGGACATCGGCGAATCGACGCTCGACTATTACCGGCGCATCCTCACGGACGCGGAGACGGTCATCCTCAACGGCCCGGCCGGCGTCTTCGAGGACGACCGCTTCCAGACCGGCACTCGACAGCTCTACGGCGCCGCCACCGACATTCCGACGAGTATCGTCGGCGGCGGCGACACCGCCTCCGCACTGCGCAAGCTCGGCATCGAGGGGTTCTCACACATCAGTACCGGCGGCGGGGCCGCGTTGCGAATGCTCACCGCCGAATCGCTTCCCGCCGTGACCGCACTCGAGAATGCCCCACAACGACCCGCAGCCGACGATTGA
- a CDS encoding GNAT family N-acetyltransferase → MPHNDPQPTIELASRDDLDALAELWVRLAADQRRHDSAVRPESNREAMRETLGAYLVNDGLLVARLDDAIVGFASVSIERGTLELDTTRGLLSNIYVEPAYRNRGIGTALLEAAEESLVQRGADAMLLEVMADNESARRFYRRKGYDEFRVTMERSLADRKENDTHSKEDG, encoded by the coding sequence ATGCCCCACAACGACCCGCAGCCGACGATTGAACTCGCCTCCCGGGACGACCTCGACGCCCTCGCCGAGCTCTGGGTCCGTCTCGCCGCCGATCAGCGCCGACACGATTCGGCCGTCCGCCCGGAGTCGAACCGCGAGGCCATGCGGGAGACGCTCGGGGCCTACTTGGTCAACGACGGCCTGCTCGTCGCCCGCCTCGACGACGCGATCGTCGGCTTCGCCTCGGTGTCGATCGAACGCGGCACCCTCGAACTCGACACCACCCGCGGCCTGCTCTCGAACATCTACGTCGAACCCGCCTATCGGAACCGCGGGATCGGCACCGCACTGCTCGAGGCGGCCGAGGAGTCGCTCGTCCAGCGGGGCGCTGACGCGATGTTGCTCGAGGTGATGGCCGACAACGAGTCCGCCCGGCGGTTCTACCGTCGCAAGGGGTACGACGAGTTCCGCGTGACGATGGAACGGTCACTCGCAGACCGAAAAGAAAACGATACACACTCAAAGGAGGACGGCTAA